GCTCATCGCTAACGTGTTTTTCAGAACACGCATGACCTCCGCCGTTTGAGTTGGATTGGAAACCATGGTCCGGAACCATTTCAACCCTACATAAGGGGTGTCCGACAACGGAATACCGGGGATAAAATCATAGAAAGCATAAATCCATCCGCTAATCGGCAAATAATAAAATATAAAAGTTACAATAAGAAACGGAAGTGCCATGAAAAACAACTTATATTTGTTCTGCATCTTCCTGCGCGGCCGCTTAACCGGCTGTACCTTACGAATAAGCTCACCCGTTGTTACCCCCATAGCGGAATCTCCTATACCCAGATTTTGTTTACGCTTTCATCCTATCAGCTTCTAAACCCTGGGGGTGAGTGACAGACGGACTCCCTTAAGGGAGGATCGTACGATTCTTGTGAACCATTTTCACAGGAGAAATGACCGTTTTCAACTAAATCCTGACATACTCTTGTCTAGTTAGTTATGATAATCTTAGTGATATTAGAGGAGGTTGATCCTATGAAATACGAATGGAAGAAGCAAGATAAACACCTGTACCAGCCTAAAAATAAACCGGAGATCCTAACGATACCAAGTTACAATTACTTCATGGTAAGCGGCAAAGGCAATCCTAACCATGAGGCTTATGCTGAAGCCATCGGTGTCCTTTACTCCCTATCTTATGGTGTAAAAATGATGCCAAAAAGCGGAAAGGTGCCAGACGGATATTATGAGTACTCCATCTTTCCATTGGAAGGGGTCTGGGATTTAAGTGAGGAAGGAAAAAGAAAAACAGCCCTCGATAAAGACGAGCTGCTGTACACCATTATGATTAGACAACCTGATTTTGTGACTTCCGAGCTGGCGGATGAGGTGATTGAGATAGTGAAACGCAAGAAGCCTCACCCCCTGTTAGAGAAGGCAAGCTTCAGCAGTCTAGAGGAAGGTCTTTGCATACAAATGCTGCATCTCGGCCATTACGATGAGGAGCCGCACAGTTTCGCTATAATGGAGCAATATTGTACGGACAACGGTCTACAAAGAACTTTTCACACTCACAAGGAGATCTATCTTAACGATGCTCGTAAAACCCATCCGGATAAGCTAAAGACTGTTCTTCGATTTAAGGCTCACTTATTGACTAGTTAATCACTCTACTAACAGGAGTTTGTGCTATAACTAACAATCGTGCTATTCATGGAAGACTTTCAGTATTCCTAGTAGTAATCCTTCGCTTACCTTAGCGCCTTTGTTTAATGTTTAGTGAAATATTCTTTCACTGTGGAATACGCTAACTTAGGTCTGCGGTATCTATCCACCACACCCTTGCTGTTCTGCGTTCCAGCCCGAGCCAATAGCCAGCCATTCCCTTCGGTTACCCGGCAATCGCAGAATTGCCATACGAACATTCCGGATATTAAAGTTGAGGAGGTATAAGCCTGCAGATTGCGTTCCAGAATATCACATTGGCGCTCTTCAGTACCTTTGACTCGACTCGGGTCGCGTAAGCCATAATATCCGTCGGCTCCGAACTCACTCATGATCATCGGTTTGCCTGAACCCCCTGCAGCATCTGCCCACTGCCTTGCCAGCTGCATTAGCTCACCCGGATCTTCATCCCCGTACCAAAGCGGATAAAGATTAAAGGACACGATATCAGCAAGCTCAAAACACAACTCCCTGTCTCGTTTATCCGAGGCAAAGGTAAGGAGTCTGGAAGACTATCGAATAGCCGAAGCATAGTAAGACCTCCAAGTATATTAATGGTAGAATCCATCTATCTCCAAGTTTACTACCCATCCGAACACTCATGCAACGTGAGAAAAAACCAAAAAAAGACCGGAAGAGCGAATGGCTCTCCCAGTCGTAAGTCCCGCCTATTGTACATACGTATAATGTGGAGAATCGTATTGCGGACCGGATTTCTCATAGGTGAACCAATATTCAATACTGCTGCCCGCACTAAGACCGCTTACCGCCTGCTTCCAAGTTCCCGAGGTGTTGGTCATCCGGTAATTTAGTTGAGCGCCGCCGTTTATTTTGTAATGGACGTCTACATAAAGAGCTGCGGTAACCGGCTTGATATAAATGCTTGCTTCTGTTGCCGAAACTTTGGTTACACCAGCCGTAAAGTCAGCCGTAACATGATCTCCCCCACCTCCAGAAGTATTAGTTGTAACTGTAACCGCATTACTGGCAGTGGAAAGATTTCCTGCCGCGTCCGTAGCCTTCACTGTGAATGTATAAGCTGTGCCCGCTGTAAGTCCACTTATTGTAGCAGATGTCCCCGTAACTGAAACCTGAGTAGCCCCACGGTATACGTTATAGCCTGTAACACCTGTATTATCTGTGGAAGGCGACCAGCTCAGGCTGACTGCTGTATCCGTCTTGCTTGTAACGGCAAGATTAGCCGGTGCAGTAGGCGCTGTCGTGTCTCCCGGATTGCTGCCGCCGCTTAAATATTGTCCCGTGAATGGGTTAAACCGATGTAGAGACATAATAAGCCAGCCTGTGCTGGAAACGCAATTTTGC
Above is a window of Paenibacillus wynnii DNA encoding:
- a CDS encoding GyrI-like domain-containing protein is translated as MKYEWKKQDKHLYQPKNKPEILTIPSYNYFMVSGKGNPNHEAYAEAIGVLYSLSYGVKMMPKSGKVPDGYYEYSIFPLEGVWDLSEEGKRKTALDKDELLYTIMIRQPDFVTSELADEVIEIVKRKKPHPLLEKASFSSLEEGLCIQMLHLGHYDEEPHSFAIMEQYCTDNGLQRTFHTHKEIYLNDARKTHPDKLKTVLRFKAHLLTS